In one window of Armatimonadota bacterium DNA:
- a CDS encoding sugar phosphate isomerase/epimerase encodes MDTSGRTRREFIRDAAILAAGGAAASAAGGGAAYARDPIERTQGPRLKLSCAAYSYRRYLGGDNPAMTVEEFLDACAAMDLDGVELTGYYFPQPVTDEYLHHIKRTCYLLGLDISGTGHRNNFCRPPGPDRDKDIAWVKQWIDHARVLGAPFCRIYAGGVQEGQSHDDTFKWCVEAIQEVSEYGGTRGVMCGLETHGGLTATGEETQRILEAVKSDWLGLNLDIANFHTEDPYADTELVAKYAITVHLKTEAHPAGQDKQPMDFQRVIDIMRGVNYRGYLTIEHEANEDPAEAVPRYAKILRGLLE; translated from the coding sequence ATGGACACGTCAGGCAGAACGCGACGGGAATTCATCCGCGATGCCGCGATCCTCGCGGCGGGCGGCGCGGCGGCTTCCGCTGCGGGCGGCGGCGCGGCGTACGCGCGCGACCCCATCGAGCGCACTCAGGGCCCACGGCTCAAGCTCAGCTGTGCCGCGTACTCCTATCGGCGTTACCTCGGAGGAGACAATCCGGCGATGACCGTCGAGGAGTTCCTCGACGCATGTGCCGCAATGGACCTCGACGGCGTGGAACTCACGGGGTACTATTTCCCGCAGCCGGTCACCGACGAGTACCTGCATCACATCAAGCGCACCTGCTATCTGCTCGGCCTCGACATTTCGGGCACGGGGCACCGCAACAACTTCTGCCGCCCGCCAGGCCCCGACCGCGACAAGGACATTGCGTGGGTCAAGCAATGGATTGACCACGCGCGGGTGCTGGGGGCGCCGTTCTGCCGCATTTACGCCGGGGGCGTGCAGGAGGGTCAGAGCCACGACGACACGTTCAAGTGGTGCGTCGAGGCGATCCAGGAGGTCAGCGAGTACGGCGGCACGCGCGGCGTGATGTGCGGTCTCGAAACCCACGGCGGACTCACTGCCACCGGCGAGGAGACGCAGCGCATCCTCGAAGCGGTGAAGAGCGATTGGCTCGGCCTGAATCTGGACATCGCGAACTTTCACACCGAGGACCCATACGCCGACACCGAACTTGTCGCCAAGTACGCGATCACGGTGCACCTGAAGACTGAAGCGCATCCCGCCGGCCAGGACAAGCAGCCGATGGACTTCCAGCGCGTGATCGACATCATGCGAGGAGTGAACTATCGGGGCTACCTGACGATCGAACACGAGGCGAACGAGGACCCGGCAGAGGCCGTGCCGCGATACGCGAAGATACTGCGCGGACTGCTGGAATAG